Within Sporosarcina sp. PTS2304, the genomic segment GTGAATATAGATTGGTAGTGTATCTCCAGGCTCTAAGTTTTCTGCACATTGAATGGAACAAACACCCTGTCTGTCACGACCATGCGCTTCGTAACGGACAACCCCTATCGTTAAATGAACCTCTTCTGGATTTGCTTCTAAACTACTTGCTATAGAGTAAAGACGTGCAGGTAACTTACGTAAAATTCCGACCAACTGTTGCTCTGTAATAGACAAAGGTCCGAAATCATTCAATGCATCTAGTAAGTCACGCCCTTCAATATACGCACGTAATTCTTCTATATTTGCAGGACTCACCAAATTCTTTAGTTTCTCTGACTCTGTATAGATTGATAACTTTTCTAGTAACGGTTTAGTTAATACAGTTATTTCAAAGTGGTTCAGTAACGCAATACGCAGTGCACGACGTTCTCCTTGCGAATTAATTTCAACTGTTTCATCAGGATTCCAATTCCCTTCACCTACAATTGCATCGACTAACTCGGAATTATTTTCTGGAAAAATCCCCACACTATCTCCAGGCTGATATTCCAACCCTGAACCTTCTAAGGAGAGTTCTACGTGTCGAGTTTCTTTATTTGATCCACGACCATTCAAGTTAATGTTTTCTAATACTTCCGCTCTAAACGGATTGGTACGTGAATATTGCGAAGGAGTTGCACTTTCTACTTCTAACGTAGCGGCTGCTGATTGTCCCCCCGTATGAATTTGCAGGGAAACTTCTACCGCGGCCAACCATTGTGCCGCTGGTTCATCATAATCTAAATCACAATCGACACGGGGTGCTAATGGTTTAGCGCCAAGCTCTGTTAGCTTTTGATCGAAATCCGCACCTGTCTTACAGAAAAACTCATAAGAACTATCTCCAAGTGCTAGTACGGAATAATGTAAATGATCCAACTTCGGTGCACGACGACCATGCAAAAATTCGTATAGTGGAAGTGCAGTATCTGGTGGATCTCCTTCTCCATGCGTACTAACAACTAATAGTAGATGTTCGATTTTCTTTAAAGCATTCGGCTTAAAATCGCTCATCGATTGAATAGTTACGTCAAATGACTGCTCTTTCAATTTGGCAGCTGCTTGTTCAGCTAACCCTTGACCATTGCCTGTCTGAGAACCATATAAAATCGTAATCTCTTTTACTGCTGTCGGAACTTCTACCGTCGGACGTTCTAGCACAGCAACTCCAGCATTCGCAGAAGCAGATCCACTCGCAGCAGTTAAATACCCACTCAACCAACTTTGCTGTGACACCGTAATACTAGGCAGTAGACGATTAAGCAATTCTACTTGTTCTTCACTAAAAGGACTGTTCGTTACTTGTAACGCCATATTCATCACCCTCGCACCCTATTTTATTATTCTCTTTTGTCTTCGTTTCATCGATAGCGTACAAATTCGCTTTGATGACAACTATGTTAAAGATGATTTCATTGTATTATGATTAATCCTATTAGTCAAGTAGGTTTTTGATTAAAGTTAGATATTACAGATTTTTTAGATAGGTTATAAATAATCTAGATGGAATATAACTAGATACAAAAAAAGCATGAAGTCGATATCCTTCATGCTTTAGTAAAGCAATATTTTGTCTCTAGCCTTTCGTTTCTCAAATAGGTGAAATAATATAGCGTATCGTCTGGAAGCGCAAGCCGCAAGACACTCTAAATCAGCGTCACTCCATCCGATCAAAATAGTCACTTGTATTACAGTCTTCTGCTTCTTGCTATCGCTTAACTCACTTTACGTGTGTTATTTATTCATTAATTCCATTTTCGGCTGTTTGTTTCTTTTCTTCAACCAAATAGCTACTCCAATGAAAAATAATAAACATAGTTGTGCAAGAATAGTTTCGTTCGTTGGATAAAAACCAATCCAATCGATAATCGGCAGATTGGGCTGAACCGTTGTACCGATAACATTTGTTAATTGTAATGTGTGTAAGCTAACACCGATTATTTTGAATGCTAGTATGTAGATCAAAATAGTAGCTACTGCAAAAAAACGATGTATCGGAATTTTATGACTGACTTTCGTAAAGATTACAGCTACGATAGAAAGAATGATTAATGCTAGTATAATACCTGCTATAAACTCCACAGTAGACATTTTAGGCGCGATTCCAGCATAAAAGACAAGGGTTTCCGCCCCTTCACGAAAAACGGAAAGGAAACTGACCGACGCCATAGCAAGTACGCTGCCTTTGGAAATCGCTTGTCCCATCTGTTTAGAAATATAGCGATTCCATGACGCAACAGAAGATTTTTGATGCATCCAAACTCCGACACCTAGCATTAACGCCGCAGCGATTAGCCCAACGTACCCTTCCATCTTTTCACGGTCATTGCCAATTGTCACAGATTGCAAAACAGTGGACATCATAATGGCCGCCACAATACTTAGTAGGAGTCCCGCCAACGCACCGATATATACCCATTTACGTTTTGATTGCTGATTGGCAGATGTCAAAAACGATAGCAATGCCACAATGATCAGCAATGCTTCTAATCCTTCTCGCAATAAAATTAATGCAGAATCCCAAAAGCTAAAGCTATCATTCGTCTGTAATAAAGCAATTTGCTGTGTAAAGCCTTTCAATTGTTGCGCAGCTTTCTCAGTATCATATCCACGATTCGTCAGTTGACCGATCATTAGTGGTAACTCGTTTTCCAGCATCGTATACAAAGAAGCATTTTTCGTGCGTACTTCTCCTTCGACATTCGGCCAAATTTGAATAAAGTTACGTAATGTATTTTTAGCAAGCTCCAAATTACCAGACTCTATCGCTTCAGAACTATCATCCAGTAATGCGATTAAAGTGGCTAATGAGTACTCTTCTGCCGCCTGCTCTTTTAATGTTCCTTTTACAAATTGATCAATGACAGTTGTCAATTCTTCAAACTGCATTTGCAAGACACTACTATCAGGATTTTCTTCCGCGAGTGTGATCCGCATGAATGCCATGTTCGTTTCGATCGCACCATAGGCGGATATACTCTGTTCACGAACCGGGCGTTCATTACGTGTCCAAGTCGATATAAATTGTTGGTTCGCTTGCTTAATTTCTTCTAAAGATTTGGATTCTATCGCTTGTTCTAATGTGGATAGTGCGGGCGCCATTGCTTTACTGAACGTTTCGCGCTCTGCTAGTTCATCCACTGGATTCTCGGCTTTTTCCAACGTATGCAAGGCTTTCGACAATGCGCTTAACGTATCACCACGTGTTTCAGGGGTTGCCGTTAGCGCCTCTTTAATCGCTTGATCGATCGCTTTGGATTGTTTGGACGACTCTAGTTGCTGCTCTTTCCAAATAGCTTCAAATTCTTTTATAGAGTCCACCGCTTCAGTATCATGTCCTTGCTTCGTTTCCATAATTGCATCACTAATAGAAATATAAAGATCACTATAATTCGTTTCTGCAAACACTGAACGAACAGGCAATAGTAGTGCGATGAATAGAACGGCTATCCATTTAGACAATTGAGAAGAGAGTCTCACCTATGAATCCCCCTTTTTGCACTCCAGGGAAGCAAGCGAATAACGCACTGCCGCGATGAGTAATATATTCATTTAATTTATCTTCCCGACCAAAACTATTTTGAATTGCGATAAATTGCTTTGGATGCTTTTGAAATGAAATAAACAGTAAGCCCGCATCAAATGTTCCTGTGGAATCCATAACGCCCGAACTATAGGAAAATGAACGGCGGAAAACTTTTTCTTTCGCTTGCATAGCTAATCGAACATGGGAATTTTCGGCAATGACATACTCCCCGTTGGCGTCTTTTTCATCGAGGTTCATCTTTTCCATCTCTTTTTGCTTTCCGAGTGGAGCTCCTGTATCACGATGTCTGCCAAATGTCGCTTCCTGCTCTTGAAGTGCTGTCCGATCCCAAGTTTCCAAATGCATTTGAACTCTTCTTACAGCTAGATAGCTGCCATTCGTCATCCAATTTTTCGAGTCTCCTGCACCAACCCAAACAACATCATTCATTTCCGCTTCTTTTGTGCTGTTCGGATTAACTGAGCCATCTTTAAAAGCAAATAAATTGCGGGGCGTTTCTTTCTTTTTACCTTTCATCGGATAAGAATTGAATCCTGCCTGCGTCCACTTAAGACTCACTTTACCGGAAGCGGCTCGCACTAAATTACGGACGGCATGGAACGCCACTTGCGGATCATCGGCACATGCCTGAATGCAAATGTCGCCACCTGTATAGGCAGGATCTAGTTGATCTTTAGGGAAATGCGGCAAGTCTTTTAACTCTTTCGGACGTTTTGCTGCTAATCCGAGTGAATCTTTCTCGAATAAAGAAGGTCCTACGCCAAATGTTAGCGTTAAATTCATCGCATCCAACCCGACTGCTTCTCCAGTGTCTTTAGCCGGCAGTAACAGGTTGGAAGAAGGATCCGCTATCTGTTCTCCATTCATCATACGAACAGATAATGGAGTCCACATTTTGAATAGATCCATCAACTCTTTCTGAGAACTTACCAAAACATGTAACGAAGCGAAATAGACGTAACTTTGACATTCAGTCGCGATCCCCGATTGATGCTTCCCATAAAAATTGATTTTATGTTTCGCACGTGGATTGTCTTCTTCTACAGCCATACCGAAAACATTGAGTACACTGCCTAGACCTGAAGCGCCGATAACTACTCCCGCTGCACCTGCCCCTGTATACTTCAACATTTGACGACGTGAAATTTTCTTTTCGAAAAATTTTTCTTCTGACATGTCACTCACTCCATTACGATGCCCATCATACTTAATGGTTCACCTAATTGATTAACAGCTTCCGATAAAGCTTTTGTATCTTCTTGTGTTAACTGTTCATAGGATATATAGCCATCAGATCCATCTTTATATTTCTCAAGCAATTCATTGATCGTTGCGAATTTACTTTCTAACTCATCTACAAGCGCCTGATCTTTCGCTACCATTTTGTCTTTCAATATTTCAAATATTTTCTCCGCACCTTCTATATTGGCTTTAAAGTCATATAAATCTGTATGCGAATAAATTTCTTCTTCACCGGTAATTTTAGAAGTAGAGACTTCGTTCAAAAGGTCGACAGCTCCTGTAATCATTAAATCTGGAGAAACTTCTACCGTTTCAACACGCGCCCGTAATTCTTTGGCATCTTTTAATAATTGATCAGCGACTTCGGCATAGCCTTCTGTCGTCTTTTCTACCCACAGACCGTATTCAATTTTATGATATCCAGACCACTCTTCTTCTCCTTGACCTTCTTCTTGAACATCAGCTAAACGTGCATCAATTCTTGGATCCAAATCGCCAAAACTCTCTGCAATCGGTTCGGAACGTTCAAAATACATGCGCGCAAGTGGATATATCGCTTTCGCCTCTTCCAATTGTCCAGTTTTCACAGCCGTCACAAACTTCTCTGTCTCGATTACGAATTGGTCCATCTGTTCCAATGCAAATTTTTTATAAGCATCTGTCTCCACTGTTAAATCAGCTACATTAGTTGATTCAGTCGGGTTAGTTTTATCTGCATTAGAATCCGTACCGCAAGCTGCCAATAGAATACTAGCTGTTAATGCAAGTGTACCTACTATTTTTCTTCTCATTAAAATCCCACTTCCCACTTCTTTTTTATCAATGATAATCGTTCTCAAAATAATGTCAATAGGAAGTTAAAGGAAAAAACATATTTTAGTAATTTTCGACTTAAAATAATAAAAATGTTATGATAGTTGTAACATATCGCGATATATCGCGACTACTTACTAAAGGTTGAAAGGAGGTTTTTTATAGTGAAAAGAAAAGTCAGCAAGCCAGAATATAGATTTCTGGAAAATGAGTTCCGCTATTTGCAGCAGCAAGGAAGATTGGATTCCAAAGATGCCAGGGATCTATTAGCCCTTTACGAACCGAGAGGCTCTACCAATTTCGTCAGAGTATTACTCGTATTTGGAGCTATTCTTATAGGGGTCGGAATTTTAAGCTTTATTGCGGGTAACTGGGCAGGCATGACGCCATTCTTCAAATTCGGCTTAATCGTTTTTTCTTTAATTTTATTTTATATTGTCGGTCATGTGCTTGAGGATAATTATGAGAAAACTGCTAAAAGCATGTTTTACATCGGAGCTGCAGTCTATGGGGCCGGAATCTTTCTTATCGGTCAAAGTTTCCATTTACAACATACCGTCTACACAGACTTTTTATTGTGGGCCATCGGAATTTTACCACTTGCATACTACTTACGAGATCAGTTAGTGGCGGTTTTCGCAAGTGCCTTTTTAATCGTCTATAGTTTTTCATCTTTCGCTAGCATTTCCAGCACTCCTTATTGGTTGTTGCTATTGATTCCGATATTGTTTTGGATGAACGAGAAGAGACTTGGTCAAAAATCTTCACTATTTGTCATGGCTGTTCTCGTAACGACAGCTTTTGTAGTCAATCTATTGGAATCATTCGGTCTCGATGAATGGATTTCTTTATTTCTTGTTTTCGTCGGGGGGGTGTTCCTAGTCCTCTATCCATTTAAGCGCTACAAAACAGCGTCCACTTGGGTCGGTTCCGTGCTGTATGGTATTGCAGGGATTACGTTAACATTTGAGTATGCATGGGAAACACTGAACGTAGAGACGGTTGCTCCTTATGTTTTCGCTGCTCTATTCATTATTTTGCTAATTTACTTTCTAAAGAACGATAGTTTACCTGCCATTCTGATTACTTGTGGATTAATCTATCGGTATTACGCTGATATCTCTTATGACTTTATGCCAAAGTCTCTATTCTTTATTATTGGTGGATTGATATTAATTGGATTTGGTTTCTGGTTTGAAAAATCTCGGCGAGAGACGGTGAAGCGTCATGAAGAATAAACGAAACCTATTTCTGATCGCGCTAATTGTCCCTATCTTGCTTTTGGTATCTATGACATGGAAACCTTTGTGGACAGTGAATAAAGGCGAGACAGTTTTGTTGGAAACTATTCCAGTAGATCCTCGCGATATTTTATACGGAGATTACGTGCAATTGCAATTCGCTATTGAAGAGTTTGGTCCAGATTCCATAGAGCCTGCACTTCTTGACAAACTGACTTCGAAGTACTCTGGAAATTTAAAAGTATATGCTGTGCTTGAACGACAAAATAGTGAAGAACTGTATGGTTTAAAAATGATAACCGATAAAAAGCCGAGTGACGATTTGTATTTAGAAGGAACGATGTATTATTATGGAGAACCTTATGACGGTAGCCATACTGTATATTATGCTGATTTCCTTCCCGATCGCTTTTATGTATCGGAAAATACCGGTACTGAATTGGAGAAACTTTCACAACGCGGCAAGTTACTTGCAGAGATGAAAGTAAAAGACGGATTTGCTGTGTTGCAAGATATTTATCCTAAATGAAATGAAGCCCTAGAAACTGAGATGCTCTCAGATTCTAGGGCTTTTCGTATATGTTATATGATCAGATAGTCGGGTATTCTTTTTCACTGTTATAAAACTGTAACTTCTTTCGTCCGAATAGACTATTCAAACTAGCGTTTTTTTATTATAATGTATTCTAACTTACAAAAGGAGCTGTCGCCGACTTTGAAGCCTATATCTAAGCTAGCATCTAAGATTTTACTCATCGTCCTTTTTGTCACGGCAATCGCTGCAGGGGTCACGTGGAATTACTTTCAGGGAGCTGGTGGAAAAGAAGTCTCTTTTGCCGAGATGGAACGATTGATCGCTTCACATTCAGGCGATGCGCTGCTATTAAAAGAAACAGCCGATGGTGAACTTTCTATCTCAATCAATAACCAATCCTATATTACGATGGTTCGTCCACAAAGTACTTTAGTGGATGATCTCGTCCAGAAGTACAATATATCGTATCAATACAAAACAGCAAACTCAGTAGGCGGCTGGGTCATTAGCGGTCTTTTACTGACTGCTATGCTCACACTATTCATCCTTCATAAAAAAGGAAAACTGAACATCGGTGCGTCAGGTATGAAACACCAGGCATCAAAGGCGACCCCTCTTCCAGATATTACATTGGATGACATTGGTGGAATTCCTCCTGAGATGAAAGATGAAATTTCACAAACGTTAGAAATCTTTAAAAATCCTAAAGTTGCGAAAGAGATGAATATCGAATTGCCAAAAGGAATCTTACTTTACGGACCTCCAGGAACGGGTAAGACTTTGCTCGCACAAGCAATGGCGAAAGAAATCGGCGCTACCTTTTATTCTTCAAGCGGCGCAGCATTCACAGAACTTTTTGTCGGAGTTGGTGCGTCTCGTGTACGCACACTTTTCCAAAATGCTCGCAAACAAACTCCAGCTGTCATATTTATTGACGAAGTGGATGCGCTAGCTGCAAAACGAAAAGAACATGGCGGAGATGAAGCAGAAAAAACATTAACTGAACTACTTGTCCAACTAGACGGTGGTCAAGACAATGATGGCATTCTATTTATTGCCGCAACTAATAGAAAAGATTTACTTGACGATGCATTTTTACGTCCTGGTCGTATTGATTTTACATTTAATGTCCAACTGCCCGACACGAAGGGACGTCGTGAAATTATCGACATTCATACGAATGGAAAAACCCTCGCGCCAAATGTTGCTGCTTCACTGGATACGCTAGCTGAAAGCACATCTGGTTTTTCTGGAGCTGAAATTAGCGGATTATTTGAAACTGCTAGCCGTCGTGCTATTCGTGAAGGTCGTACATTAATTGAAAAACATGACTTGGATTTTGCAATTGATCGTACAATTCTAGGAAATACAGCACGAACATTGAATGATCAAGAGACGAAACGTCGTGTTGCGATTCATGAGTCTGGCCACGCGCTGATTGCCGCTATTACAAAACCGGGTTCTGTACGGAAAGCGACTATTATTCCGAGAGGACAAGCACTCGGTTATGTAGCCCCTATTCAAAAGGAACTGCATTTATCGACAGCCAGTGAATTACTCGATCAAGTGAGTATGATTTTGGCCGGTGGTATCGCTGAACGCCTGTATTTGGGTGAACATAGCATTGGTGTCAGCGGTGATGTAGAGCAAGCGAAAGATATTTTAGAACGTATGGTCAATACCGGGATTTTCCAAGATGGATTTTCCTTGATTTTCAATAAAGCTGAAAAAGAAGAAAAAATGCAGATGCTTTTTAACCAAGCTGCACAGAAAACTGAAACGTTACTTACGGAACATGCTTATCAGTTTGAGGAATTAGTGAACGCGTTATATAAAGAGGAAACGTTAGAAGGCACAGAAGTCCAGCGAATTGTGGAGTTGCCGACACCGAAAGAAGCTGTAGTGTTTATTTGACGTATTGAATGTAAAGAGCTGTCCAAGAAGTCAGTAGCGACTGATTTTTTGTGACAGTTCTTTTTTTGGATATAACTGTGCTGTTTTAAGTATAGTGGTTAATGGGGAGAATCGTTACTGTGGGTATCATTTAATTGTTGTTTCTAGATGGTGGGAGTTCGACGGATGAGAGTAGTGGAGACGTTAGGTATGTCGTTTCGTTGCGTTTTATCCCGCGTTTTTTGGTAAGGAAGGAGAAGAAATCTTTTTGTTACTGACTGAAAACTGGCAGGGATCGACTAGTTGTTTTTCTCTGCCAGATTTATTTACTACACCATTCTGCTATTGTCGTCTACATGCTTCCATTGGCCAACCATCTTGAATACGTAAGGAAATCAACGGCTCGGGAATAGGTGCATGGTCACGTACGTTACGAAAAGTAAAACGCTTATATAACACGGCTATAATGAGTGTGGATTCAAGCATCGCAAATCTTGAACCGATACAGCTTCTTGATCCACCGCCAAAAGGAACATAACTAAAAGGTGCGTAGCGGTTGCCTGCAGCAAATCTGTCCGGATCAAATAATTCTGGTTGTGGAAATACTTCTTCATTTCGATGAATGGCATACGGACAAATCATAAACGTACTGCCTTTTTTGAACGTTTTTCCAAACATCTCTTGCGGCTCTGCCAATTCCCTGTAAATTAGCCACGCTGGCGGATACAGACGTAACCCTTCTTCAATAATCTGTTGTACGTAAGGTAATTTCTGCATCCATAAAAAAGGACTTCCAGCCAAATCGGCGTTCATTAATTCTTCCACTAATTGTCGTTCCACT encodes:
- a CDS encoding assimilatory sulfite reductase (NADPH) flavoprotein subunit; amino-acid sequence: MALQVTNSPFSEEQVELLNRLLPSITVSQQSWLSGYLTAASGSASANAGVAVLERPTVEVPTAVKEITILYGSQTGNGQGLAEQAAAKLKEQSFDVTIQSMSDFKPNALKKIEHLLLVVSTHGEGDPPDTALPLYEFLHGRRAPKLDHLHYSVLALGDSSYEFFCKTGADFDQKLTELGAKPLAPRVDCDLDYDEPAAQWLAAVEVSLQIHTGGQSAAATLEVESATPSQYSRTNPFRAEVLENINLNGRGSNKETRHVELSLEGSGLEYQPGDSVGIFPENNSELVDAIVGEGNWNPDETVEINSQGERRALRIALLNHFEITVLTKPLLEKLSIYTESEKLKNLVSPANIEELRAYIEGRDLLDALNDFGPLSITEQQLVGILRKLPARLYSIASSLEANPEEVHLTIGVVRYEAHGRDRQGVCSIQCAENLEPGDTLPIYIHKNDNFRLPENSETPIIMIGPGTGIAPFRSFIEERSETGAEGKSWLFFGDQHYVTDFLYQTEWQNYVKDGALTKLDIAFSRDTEEKVYVQHRMKQASQELYQWIEEGAVIYVCGDEQYMAKDVHATLLEIIQEQGGQTLEEAEQLMTQLIQEKRYQRDVY
- a CDS encoding FTR1 family protein is translated as MRLSSQLSKWIAVLFIALLLPVRSVFAETNYSDLYISISDAIMETKQGHDTEAVDSIKEFEAIWKEQQLESSKQSKAIDQAIKEALTATPETRGDTLSALSKALHTLEKAENPVDELAERETFSKAMAPALSTLEQAIESKSLEEIKQANQQFISTWTRNERPVREQSISAYGAIETNMAFMRITLAEENPDSSVLQMQFEELTTVIDQFVKGTLKEQAAEEYSLATLIALLDDSSEAIESGNLELAKNTLRNFIQIWPNVEGEVRTKNASLYTMLENELPLMIGQLTNRGYDTEKAAQQLKGFTQQIALLQTNDSFSFWDSALILLREGLEALLIIVALLSFLTSANQQSKRKWVYIGALAGLLLSIVAAIMMSTVLQSVTIGNDREKMEGYVGLIAAALMLGVGVWMHQKSSVASWNRYISKQMGQAISKGSVLAMASVSFLSVFREGAETLVFYAGIAPKMSTVEFIAGIILALIILSIVAVIFTKVSHKIPIHRFFAVATILIYILAFKIIGVSLHTLQLTNVIGTTVQPNLPIIDWIGFYPTNETILAQLCLLFFIGVAIWLKKRNKQPKMELMNK
- the efeB gene encoding iron uptake transporter deferrochelatase/peroxidase subunit; the protein is MSDMSEEKFFEKKISRRQMLKYTGAGAAGVVIGASGLGSVLNVFGMAVEEDNPRAKHKINFYGKHQSGIATECQSYVYFASLHVLVSSQKELMDLFKMWTPLSVRMMNGEQIADPSSNLLLPAKDTGEAVGLDAMNLTLTFGVGPSLFEKDSLGLAAKRPKELKDLPHFPKDQLDPAYTGGDICIQACADDPQVAFHAVRNLVRAASGKVSLKWTQAGFNSYPMKGKKKETPRNLFAFKDGSVNPNSTKEAEMNDVVWVGAGDSKNWMTNGSYLAVRRVQMHLETWDRTALQEQEATFGRHRDTGAPLGKQKEMEKMNLDEKDANGEYVIAENSHVRLAMQAKEKVFRRSFSYSSGVMDSTGTFDAGLLFISFQKHPKQFIAIQNSFGREDKLNEYITHRGSALFACFPGVQKGGFIGETLFSIV
- the efeO gene encoding iron uptake system protein EfeO, whose amino-acid sequence is MRRKIVGTLALTASILLAACGTDSNADKTNPTESTNVADLTVETDAYKKFALEQMDQFVIETEKFVTAVKTGQLEEAKAIYPLARMYFERSEPIAESFGDLDPRIDARLADVQEEGQGEEEWSGYHKIEYGLWVEKTTEGYAEVADQLLKDAKELRARVETVEVSPDLMITGAVDLLNEVSTSKITGEEEIYSHTDLYDFKANIEGAEKIFEILKDKMVAKDQALVDELESKFATINELLEKYKDGSDGYISYEQLTQEDTKALSEAVNQLGEPLSMMGIVME
- a CDS encoding DUF2157 domain-containing protein yields the protein MKRKVSKPEYRFLENEFRYLQQQGRLDSKDARDLLALYEPRGSTNFVRVLLVFGAILIGVGILSFIAGNWAGMTPFFKFGLIVFSLILFYIVGHVLEDNYEKTAKSMFYIGAAVYGAGIFLIGQSFHLQHTVYTDFLLWAIGILPLAYYLRDQLVAVFASAFLIVYSFSSFASISSTPYWLLLLIPILFWMNEKRLGQKSSLFVMAVLVTTAFVVNLLESFGLDEWISLFLVFVGGVFLVLYPFKRYKTASTWVGSVLYGIAGITLTFEYAWETLNVETVAPYVFAALFIILLIYFLKNDSLPAILITCGLIYRYYADISYDFMPKSLFFIIGGLILIGFGFWFEKSRRETVKRHEE
- a CDS encoding GDYXXLXY domain-containing protein, which codes for MKNKRNLFLIALIVPILLLVSMTWKPLWTVNKGETVLLETIPVDPRDILYGDYVQLQFAIEEFGPDSIEPALLDKLTSKYSGNLKVYAVLERQNSEELYGLKMITDKKPSDDLYLEGTMYYYGEPYDGSHTVYYADFLPDRFYVSENTGTELEKLSQRGKLLAEMKVKDGFAVLQDIYPK
- a CDS encoding AAA family ATPase, whose amino-acid sequence is MKPISKLASKILLIVLFVTAIAAGVTWNYFQGAGGKEVSFAEMERLIASHSGDALLLKETADGELSISINNQSYITMVRPQSTLVDDLVQKYNISYQYKTANSVGGWVISGLLLTAMLTLFILHKKGKLNIGASGMKHQASKATPLPDITLDDIGGIPPEMKDEISQTLEIFKNPKVAKEMNIELPKGILLYGPPGTGKTLLAQAMAKEIGATFYSSSGAAFTELFVGVGASRVRTLFQNARKQTPAVIFIDEVDALAAKRKEHGGDEAEKTLTELLVQLDGGQDNDGILFIAATNRKDLLDDAFLRPGRIDFTFNVQLPDTKGRREIIDIHTNGKTLAPNVAASLDTLAESTSGFSGAEISGLFETASRRAIREGRTLIEKHDLDFAIDRTILGNTARTLNDQETKRRVAIHESGHALIAAITKPGSVRKATIIPRGQALGYVAPIQKELHLSTASELLDQVSMILAGGIAERLYLGEHSIGVSGDVEQAKDILERMVNTGIFQDGFSLIFNKAEKEEKMQMLFNQAAQKTETLLTEHAYQFEELVNALYKEETLEGTEVQRIVELPTPKEAVVFI